The nucleotide window gagtccttttagcCGGGCCTGTAGGTCAGTCTTAGgatcggagggggagaaggaattaAGCAAGGTTGACAAAGGGGGAGGTCCTCCGTAGAGGATTTCATATGGAGTGAGCCCAAAACGGTTAGGTGTATTCCGGGCCCTTAACAGAGCTAAGGATAGGAGGCGTCTccaatcttttaaaccagtctctaaggtcaatttagtaagggtctcttttattgttctattcattctttctacctgtcctgagctctggggtctataggcacaatgtaatttccaattaatccccaatatcctggcgagcccctgacttacctgagaaacgaaggccggcccgttatctgacctaattaccttgggaagtccgaatctaggaa belongs to Macaca thibetana thibetana isolate TM-01 chromosome 4, ASM2454274v1, whole genome shotgun sequence and includes:
- the LOC126952137 gene encoding uncharacterized protein K02A2.6-like, with translation MAHIVAKNILEEIFPRFGLPKVIRSDNGPAFVSQVSQGLARILGINWKLHCAYRPQSSGQVERMNRTIKETLTKLTLETGLKDWRRLLSLALLRARNTPNRFGLTPYEILYGGPPPLSTLLNSFSPSDPKTDLQARLKGLQAVQAQIWAPLAELYQPGHPQTSHPFQP